Below is a genomic region from Sander vitreus isolate 19-12246 chromosome 15, sanVit1, whole genome shotgun sequence.
gttgttgtgtgtgtgtgtgtgtgtgtgtgtgtgtgtgtgtgtgtgtgtgtgtgtgtgtcagtgtgagtgtgagagaaagagaaagctgGGAGAGCGCGGTCGGTATGTGTTTCAGTGTATCCGCGGATGCCTTCACTAATTTATGCGAGGGAAGGGGGTAGGCACAGCCATGTAATCCCGTTTTAATTATTTCTGCTCCGCCAGCGAATTTACGAGACAGTGGTGCTAAAATGGCCGACTGTATGCTGGTGCTGGAGGACCCTTTGGAGAGCACATACTTAtttgtgtttgacattttggctcTGCAGATGCATGCGTCCTCATGGTGGATTTGCTTTAGCGGGAATGTGACTGATAGCCACAgttgttgcacacaaaacaaatctgATGTTAAACTGGCGGCCTGCCTTACCTGTCCACTCTACACTGACTGCACAGTGAAGATGTGGGAATGTGTATTTGTGGGTGACGGACAGAGGTTGAGACCTGCACGTGTGTAAATTCGAAAAAGGAAGTTTGAACGTGACAGCTCTCTAACAgttgctctctcctctctgcagaTACAACACATGGGAACCAGAGGAAAACATCCTTGACCCGCGTCTCCTCGTCGCGTTTCAACACAGGTGAGAGAGATGTGGACTTCGGACGAGGTCGCGCAGCCTCCAGTTCAGCCATGACCATAAATGGGCATGGGAGGAGGGGCGCTTTAGTAACTCTATCACTGAACccccctgctcctcctcctcctcctcctccccacagGACGGTCTCCTGGGGAAAAGGCTGGGGATGTGGTAGTGAGAATTCCTAAATCATACTAATGGGAAGATCGGACACGCAGAAATATGCGTGGATGTAGATGTAAATTGTAACAAATTATCATCTTATTATGTGATTTTGCGTCAGGAATTTGAAGGCTCAACGCATGCCATGACCCAatttcacaaagaaaactgaatAAGGTGCCTTTATTGCCATAAGGTGCATGATGGACCAATTAAATTGGAAAGGCAATCCCTGCATGGATCAAACTACATATATTTGTTTATAATCGTATTTTTACTAGTTTGCAACTGGAATGCTTTAGCAGGACAGGTGCTAAATTAGCAGCTGCACTCCAGAGCCTGACTGTTTTTATGTAGGGTGCAGGGCACAAGTGCAGCAGTTTGTTGAGGTTTAATGTGAGGAGGCCAAGCTGCTGCCTCATCACCATACTAGTCTGAGATCTGCTAACAGGCTGAGCTGTGCTTTGCTTCTGCAGGCTAAAATTCGTATAGCCCTTTCCACCGAAGAGAAAATCGTTCAACAACACTAGTTTTGACACATCTCATGCAACTGCCACCTTTAGTTTGCTATATAATGTTGTGGACACAGAATATCTCACCTTGGATGCATTAATTGTCAACCTGCTTTCAATCTTGGGTCAAGAGGCTTAATAGAGGCCTGTAAGATAATCAGAAACACATCAATGTCAATCTCGGAGGTTAAGATGttaatgaatacaaatgttgctGTCATTTTAGCCCTGTGGCGCGTGCACAACATGCTTGCTGGACCCATGAGGCCTGTGAGATATACTCTCTCTGTAGGCCACCAGGTCGCTCGTGGGATTGGCGTAAAGACACGATGGCTGGGGAAAGGAATTCACATTTCTGAAAAGGCTAATTGACATGCAGTGCTCTCCAACGTTTCCAGTGTACCGCTCTCATATTCCCCCGCAGCCTGCCTGCCTGGctggctatgtgtgtgtgtctgtgtgtgtgtgtgtgtgtgtgtgtgtggggctctGGGCTGATGGTCATGGAGGGCTGCCTCTGCGCCGTGTGTGTGGATTCCTCTCTGCTCCCAGAGGATGGGGGAGGGGATCCGACGAGGGAGGCTGTAATTGCCAAATCTTCTGTGAATAGGGGTCACCCCGTTGGACGCTGTTTGAAATCGCACACATTATAGCAttaaaatgtagcctgtttATTGTGGCAATTTTCTGGCAGCTCTGATAGTTTGAACATCTGTAGCAAGAGGCCAACAATGGGCTGGGTTTACGCATGCCTGGTGAAGCCTGTATGCAGCCGGCCTTCACCCACCACTGGTTATTTATGAGCCAATGATGAGTCAAGGTTTATATCAGGGAGCAATATTTCATAGACAACCCAAGTGCTCGGTCTAGTCACTACAACAATAACACGTtttcctcactcctccctctatAAAAACAGTTCCATGTTTGTTATTAGTCAGATTGTAGGCGTTTTGTTGCACAAGGCATGGTGGTTTGCATGTTTTCAACAGCAGCATGTATCCCAGAAGTACTCCACAATGTTGTATTTATCCAATTTCATCCCTACCTCATGACCCTAATTAGAGATTGAATGTAGAAGGAAGGGCGTgctggaggagggaggatgttTGAAAGACAAGGAGAGATTTTCCCTGCTGTAGCCTTAATTGAATTTCTCCGGGATAATGAGAATATGGAATTGCCGATTACCATGGAGAGCAATGCAAATAAGGACCATAATGCTTTGCAGCAGGTCACATGTGGGCATTCATTAGTCCTCCAAATCTAAATTCCTCTTTTGACCTTGAATAGGTAGAAAAGAATTAACGAATACTCCAAATGTCAAACCTGTAATTTTCTATGTGATCTAATTAGATGTTTAATGCAGAAAGGTGAAACACTGTCAGTCAAATGAGATGTTGTGTATAGAAGGTAAATATGGTGGAAGGAAATTTAATTATCTTTTGTTTTCACAGAGAGAGTCAGGAGCAGCTGATGGGATATCGCAAACGGGGGCCAAAACCAAAACATCTTTTACTCCAGGTAattttcttcttcatcatctACAGGTCATCGCAGACATGATAGTATCTGTGGAAATGTCCTGCTTTTTTAAGCCTTCCAGTTAGTTTGACTCTGAGAAACCAAAAAGGAGGAATGGGCCTGTCAGGTGCAGTCATTGTGATCGTGGTTATTAATAGATTTCTTTTAAAGAGATGGAATAAAAGGCAAAGAGAGGATGGGGTTCTATAGCTGGACTTGTCTGCACACTCATCATGAAACGGGTTGTTGCCTGAGGTTACGCAAGCGTTGCTTGAGTGCACTCATGTTCATTATTTCTTTATGCTAAATAGCTTTATATGCAAAACACAAGTTTTAAAGCAAGCGTGTTATTGTAGGGTATTTTTGCACAAAGTGAATCAGGAGAATTTTTTTCATGTCCCTGTTtgcaaaagacaaaaataaatggcGGAAAGTAGCACTTGTGTCGTGCTATGACTATCTTAGCTCAGGCCTTTACAGGACCTTATTCTGAGCCAAATGTGATTATATATTTTGAGAGACTCTGAGCTGATTGCTATGCAGTGTCACTCCTTAAGAGGCATACCACTCTGCCAGAGTCACACGTGGCCAGCAATCAGGGATAAAGCGTGACATGTCTGGTGGCACTTCTCTGACCTGAGGTCACAGCCAAAGCGTCTTGAGCGTTCCGCTGCAGTGCCCCTCTGACGGCCTGAAGGGTCAGCCTGtacaggaggagggggaggggacaaGATGGTGGGAGGGCTGTCGTTTTAACCTGAGACCTGATTGGATAGTTTATTTCAATTTCCGATAGGCTTCAGCATCTTGTAAACTTTCATTTTCTCTGAATTTTGGCCTGCGTGTGAGCTTCAAGGTCTAAAAATCTGGATATCTGAGCCCCCAacaagtgcaatactaaattggCCTAAAATGTAGCTGCAgtgcttatctattctgggatgcAGGCTGAAAAAGGCGGCCAATGGCAGGCTTTATACCAAAAGTCTACATTGGGGAGTCAGACTATTATATTCTTGACTTGACAGTAAGATTTTTATGAAAACAGTTGAAATGTTCAACTTGGTCTCTTGTCTCTTTCTTCAAGGTACCCTCATTTGCCAGAAGATCCTGTATCCCTGCAGGTTTTGAGGAATCATCTCAGGATGCAGAGGTTAGCGTCAAGTCCGATCCCGTCCCGGTCCAGCGTCCTCAGCCTCAACAGTACCAGCTCAACAGCAAGAAGCACCATCAGTACCAGCCCAGCAGCCAGGAGGTCCCCGCTGACCAGCCAACCAATGGCAAGAAGAAGTTCATCTACCAGCTCAACAGTAAGAAGCACCACCACTATGAGCCGGACCCGAACATGTATGATGCTCAGGCTTCCAGGCTCAAAGAGGTGGTCAAAGTTCAGGAACTGGCCAGTAAACCGGCAAATCCTGGCTGGAACTTACCGCTGGCCTTGCAGCAGAAATGGGTTCGAGACAAAGACACAGGCTGCTTGAGCAAAGTCAAAGAGTTGGCAGTGGAGGTGAGGAAACCAGCTGTTAAAGACACTAACAGTGAACAAGCCCTTAAACCCAATCCTAAGCAGGCAACCTTGCCTAGCGCTATTAGCAGCAAAATGAAGATAATcaagaacaaaaacaagaatGGACGTATTGTTATTGTCATGAGCAAATATATGGATGGCAACAAGGTTCATGGAGCAAAGGGTAAACACGGGGAATCATCGAGCGAAGTCAAACACCAAAACACCAAACCTCTAGAGAACAATCCAGCACACACAACCAAAATGATGGAGCACCCGGAGAACGGTATCCCCAAAGAGCTCTGTAACGGTAGCTCCCTCCCTGCCGCAGAGCATCCTTTAAAGTGTTCCCCAAAGGACAGACATTTCTCCAAACCTTCGCCAAGCACAGCAGAGGAATACAACACCGAAGTGGCTCGCGGTCAGGCGGATTTACCAGATGATCTACCCCTTCAGTTGACCGCTAGCTCGCCCCTGACGTCCTGGGCTGTTGACACCAACATCGCGACCCCTACATCCGTCGACCAGATCAGGATCCCTTCTTTCCCCAACGACCGCAAGCGAAAGCTATCAGATCATGTTGAGGACAGGAGTGTCTCCAAAACCTACCTGACTTCCAGAAGCTTCAGTGTCCCTAGCACTGTAGTCATGCCACCTCAGGACAAACCTATGGACCTCCACTGTAGCGGCTCAAGCCGCAGCAGTACATGTACATATGAGGTTGTGGACTCTGGCAGCCAAGAGGAGCCGATGGACCTAAGCTGCCCAAAGACTAAGAAGCAGGTGGAGCTGGAAATACAGCCGGAGCCTGAGCTTGTTGTCACAAACACACCTCCTGTGACAGAAGACACACagaaatccacagagaaatctAAAGAAGCACCTGTTGAAAAAAACTCCCCTTTTATGGGAAATATCATAATCACTGACATCACAACAAACAGTCTCACCGTCACCTTCAAGGaatatgtttctttttaataaaccgTTTGTAAAATGGGACTACCAGTGACCAATTGGATGAAACCCTGTTAATATGtacataatgtaaaaacatcagAATTTTGTATATGTGGAAATTTATAATTTATCATTCAAATTCAATATGTTTCTTATACTGTTTTATACCGTAACTCCTCTGTGACGTCGTAGCCAAGAAAGTGCCCTCGAGGATTTGAGCGAATGCATTCAGGTGGATGTgttccactttaaaaaaaactgtttatttgTCATATGGAGCTTAATGGGATACTTTTGCTGTTGTTTCATATCTGTACCAAACTTATAACCTGAGATGTAAGGTTTATACATATTTTGTATGAATAATATCACTTATTTTGGTCCTGATAGAAAGTAGAGAGGGTGTTGTTGAGTAATGGTGATCAAAGATCAAATTGAAAGCACTTAATAACATTTTCATATGTTGGTTTGTGTCATTACGAGTGGAGAAACAGCTGTTCTCTTTAAGTCTTATTTCACTTTTTACTCCAGACAGGTACCCTCAGACTGAATTGGGATATTTAgttacatgttttgtttgtggcTTGTTTGAGAAATGATTAGCCATGATGACTTGCAAATGTTAAAAGCAGGCGTGTCTGAATACAGTCTAAACACAGTGTGGGACGCGCTCGGCTGTGTCAACAACTTTAAAGAAATGTCCTggtcttttcttcttttgtcaGGTTTTTGTCTTGCTATTGAGAAGCAACAAAGCCGTCAATGGATATGCCCTTGCAACCCAATCTATTGCTATGTTGCACATTTCACCTTTAGCAAACATTTGTGGAAGAAAACGTGACATCTCAAAGGTTTGTTATCATTAAGAAAATGGTGTCATTTATGTGTGACTTCCCGTTAAGACGACGTATCGATTCTTACCATAATTAGGTCGGGATTTATTATTGTTGACCTCAGATATGGCTGGAGTaactttaaaaaatacatatgcTAGTCTCATTAGGAGTCCCATAATGTCACACAGGTTAGCAATGTTCATCTCATTTTGCTTTTGAAGCTCATTATATGATCTGAAAAACACTTTGACTTCTATTTGCTTTAGAAAAAGCTTCTGTTATGAGTATGTTACACAGATtgaatgtgtgaatgaatgCTGCCTTTGTATACTGTTACATGTGATCCAATGAGTGCAAGCTGTTTTGAATATGCTGCTGAAAATTCAAATGTCAAAGCTGTTGGATGTAACCTGCATTTGAGTCTAAATTGCTTTCTACGCTCATTTAATGCCAAACCAGTAAGAATGCTAAAAtgctatgataaaaaaaattaagcatatttattgacatttaatttgttgttcAAAAACAGTTACAAAGATGCTCTCTGCATCAGACGCTGCAGGTGACTCCATTGAACAGTTAAAAAGATATTTTGAGTCTGTTTGCTCATTTTTATCCTCGatcttttgctttgttttgtttgttcttcCTGGCACTTggtttaaaatcaaaatgattGATATAAAGTATGTTCTACCAAGAGTGGGTTGACTTAATGCTGTTGATACAGCTTACTGGATGGTATGTTTcacaataaagaaagaaatgaccTCTGATATGTTGTTGCACTGATATTTGTTGGGTTGGTTATATTGAGCATACTATTGGCaaacttcattttattttatttttttttatcattgttcATGCCCTGCAGTTGTTATGGAGCCTTTCTGCTCATACAGAGAAAGAATGGAACAATAAACACTAGAAACACTAACTTGGTTGTGAACCATGAATAGAAAAACAGATCATGTTTCATAATCACAAATGATCCTGCACAAAAGGCCCTCTGTATTGCATAACAGCACCGGCCACTTGTATTATTAAAACTTTACCCATGCATTATTTTTCTACTGTAGCTCGACCCCAAGCAGGAATGTAAACATCACAACATTACTGGAGGGAATGGCTGTTGTCTAATCAAAAAGAAAGGCGTCATGGATGGTAAGTGTGTTGCCGTTACTTGGCTTAAAAGCCTGTTTCTTCCAGCACAAAAAGGCCGTCAgtatgacatttaaaaataatgtatcTACAGTAGGCTTCATGGCATTTCCAGATCATTGGTCTAAGTTGTTATGAAGGGCTGTGTTGTCTCGTAAAGGGCCAGTTTCACTATGACACCAATTCTCCCTATATTATTATCATACAGTAAAATATAAAGCTAAGTTCAGACCTAAAAATACACAGATATGCAAAGCTTCTGATACACATTTGTACAAATCTCAGCTGGCCTTTCATGACATTGCCAAATGTGTAGGCCTCTCTCAGTCTTGTCTTTGGATATTggttattatatacacacatctTTTGTACATCTGTCCGTCCAGGGAGAGAGTTAGGTTTCCTTATCCAAAGTGAAGGTCTAAGAACAGAGGGTGTGGGTGTACAAATTGTAAAGACCATTGAGAaacatttgtgatttgtgatattgggctgtATCAACAAAATTGACTAGACTTAGGATCATTAAAAGGCCTGATCTAAAATTATAAGCCGATATTGTTGTTGCTATATGCTGGAATCTGAAGCTTGTAAAGAGAATAACTCTTGAATGTTTTGAGTGATAGAAAGGcccaggaatgtgtgtgtgtgtgtgtgtgtgtgtgtgtgtgtgtgtgtgtgttttgtgtgtttgttgtgtttcgAATGTGACACAAATGTCGAAATGCTCGAAGGATGCCAGTTTTCCATCATGTCCacctatttcttttttaaatgactaaaCTTTCTCTCTGATCCCCCTTATTTCTCACAGAAGAAGCTTACAAGTGCATAAAATCCACATGAAGTCAAAGAAAATGATTTTCAAATGGGGTGAAACACTAAAGGTGACACATTCCTGAAACCTTTACATGTCTGTCATCTGTATGGATCTGTATCGGGCGGCTTATCAGTTAGTATGGGGCTACCATTTCACAAGAATTACCTTTACGTTAACTGTACATTTGTCCTAAGCCCATGTTCACtcataaaaacagacatttcatctcctctccctctctgggaTCTCTCGTTGGAAATGGCCTATTAGGACCAGCCGAAGTGCACATTAAGAGTTAGGCCTGATTAACTTCAAGTTCAAACATCGCTGTCAGTAGCCACTTTATACATCCAAATAAAGCTATTAATTAACAAATAAAGAACACATTTCCGTTGTTGTTTGCGCTGTATGAGCTCCTGAAGTCtatttaaagcaaaaatgtgaaaatccAATCGATTACTCCAAACAGGCCTACGGGGGACTGTCTAAAACTATCTGCCAAAGACACGCATGGCAGCACATTTTCTCAGTTGCGAAACTCAGTCGATATCAGTTGATATGAACGGAATTTCAAAAgtcatgaacacacacagcctctctctctctctctctctctctctctctctctctctctctctcaaggcTATCTCTATATGTCCTTCATGGCTTTGAACCAACTATGTGAGTCAGTCATGCATCAGGAAACTGAAACATCGTTGAGCAGGGGAACATATTTATAGACCAAGTGTGATGTTTCACATTCCCCCTTTATCATTTTACCCACCAGCAGCCTGCACAGTGTCGGTTTCACAGTGAAGCCTCACATGATCATGTTAGCAGCAGGATTGTTTGGATAATTTAAAGCCCAGTGTGACCTGGAGGAGGCCTGTTTCACAGAACATCAGTAGATCTAAATAAAGAGGtaatattttaaagtaaaaaaaataaaaggggcTTCCATTAATTATGGAATTACCTGTATTCTCTTttcaaatacacaaaacaattgAGGTTTCCTGAGTGGATCTTTCATTGTATCTACAAAGAGCTGTTAAACACAAATAACTGTAACCTAAAAACCTAAGATAGTTATAGTGTGAGAAAAGAGACGCTTTCTAATTCAAAGCATGCGCTGAAATATGGCAAAGCTGCAGGTTTCTCGCTTGTGGTTGTGTGAGCCATGCACCTTCAGCAGAAAATGTCGCCCGGTAAAGTAGGACAGTGAACAGCGAGCTGTGTGCAGCAGTTGCCCAGAAACCAGAGAGCCAATAATGTTCTCACAGAGCCAGCACTGTTTATTCATGTACGGCTGTCGCCATTGCGGCTCCCGAAGACTCACTTTTCATCGACTCACAGCCAAATATGGAGAACCGCAGCAGCGCAGCAGTCTGTGTGAAGCATGCATGCTCTCTGCCCGCACCAGACGCCTTTCTCTCTGAACACAAACCGTGCAGGCTCTAGCCATTATAGTACCGACAGGAAATGTCGGTCTATGACTATCAAAATGGTGGTTCATATTTCGACGGCAGCCACAACGCATCTTTTGTCCGCGGCGCGCCCGCCTTTGTCTGCTCCACAGCGGGGAGAATTTAAACAGATAGCAGCAAATATATCATTCAGTATCTTGT
It encodes:
- the cbx4 gene encoding E3 SUMO-protein ligase CBX4 is translated as MELPAAGEHVFAVEGIEKKRIRKGKIEYLVKWRGWSPKYNTWEPEENILDPRLLVAFQHRESQEQLMGYRKRGPKPKHLLLQVPSFARRSCIPAGFEESSQDAEVSVKSDPVPVQRPQPQQYQLNSKKHHQYQPSSQEVPADQPTNGKKKFIYQLNSKKHHHYEPDPNMYDAQASRLKEVVKVQELASKPANPGWNLPLALQQKWVRDKDTGCLSKVKELAVEVRKPAVKDTNSEQALKPNPKQATLPSAISSKMKIIKNKNKNGRIVIVMSKYMDGNKVHGAKGKHGESSSEVKHQNTKPLENNPAHTTKMMEHPENGIPKELCNGSSLPAAEHPLKCSPKDRHFSKPSPSTAEEYNTEVARGQADLPDDLPLQLTASSPLTSWAVDTNIATPTSVDQIRIPSFPNDRKRKLSDHVEDRSVSKTYLTSRSFSVPSTVVMPPQDKPMDLHCSGSSRSSTCTYEVVDSGSQEEPMDLSCPKTKKQVELEIQPEPELVVTNTPPVTEDTQKSTEKSKEAPVEKNSPFMGNIIITDITTNSLTVTFKEYVSLHSCTAARAAGLRPFTQKPGARSNNRANVLHHDPSYRLRCLATEKDVMTSSPDCIMELSAVGESVFAAESIIKRRIRRGRWEYLVKWKGWSQKYSTWEPEENILDARLFAAFEERERERELFGPKKRGPKPETFLLKAKAKEKAYEFRREAPRGIQVSYPIPEPVITPRAREGLRTVVPTIFPPSAVNRGESVHVRPPEPERRPRPTPTASLTVQEAVRFPKKRGRKPKLQLHYQKDNEGSSAEPDTKRSRSLEEPVSHGLSNMSRRLFHHGETSDHSLIQLTRRFQEKTTITPKHGSEQRHAGLSYSCAFSPDVLKSDQGGDRTKCLSRMSIPRPSSSAEHRRHQVKECCVPREQPAVSSTQSESIHDQSTRPASSWTPSYTNLDTVTVTDVTMNFLTVTVRESRTEKGFFREKR